The Plasmodium berghei ANKA genome assembly, chromosome: 12 genome contains a region encoding:
- a CDS encoding GPI-anchored wall transfer protein 1, putative has protein sequence MKKINLISYLFSCPLNVTHILDPVFYMHEINKNANNNNYLFTYYNKNMNNEIEALYNDKHLHEVSQIFFQLSQKYKSYFEKKGKGELNIVDISKNNNDDRYKFKGININEKEIYFLYEIVKTKEIEKIRINESNKVSNYLNLLKNDSCVYKLNTIEYNKIKNMVNHSNDIVLNTYYIYLLLLFFSLCIYIEKSLFIIFPILRKWEIIMTLFIILIPSIIYLFLFFYFTITNVISLYIFFYFLFYAFTHKWKNKNKLKADDKVHPSKVDFMENKRKSDNTYNCLIHTRVINMCITCLCIFAVDFFFFPKHFKKSAYYGNTLMDLGIGACITTSAYSYKKKDKKVDINSGSKQYDEDNITNERAVKYIQKNNDILKFIIKYFTLFILGIGRFFAITFFNYNYSITEYGIHWNFFLTLFFLLIITNIIFNILKNKKKRIFIFSCISIAIYELFIHIFDIHSYILLKEERNTFFEANKEGIFNLIGSINLYTFSYSFWNIFIVDYSEEQEKKAMQNIVKNCEIEKKNKENLHEKSVFNNKICNDLRFSKDKYYSIYLNIKLFFFAFIFYILHWTLNKYEKYSVRVLCNANYIFIISSISMFMASLSYIIEQIITEQININILDKINSNTLTIFLFCNITLGIFNILFQSLLYPLVLAIFILILYSLFFLIFANFLPIYSRRKT, from the coding sequence atgaaaaaaattaatttaattagtTATCTTTTTAGTTGCCCTTTGAATGTAACACATATATTAGATCCAGTGTTTTACATgcatgaaataaataaaaatgcaaaCAACAATAactatttatttacatattataataaaaatatgaataatgaAATAGAAGCATTGTATAATGACAAGCATTTACATGAAGTTtctcaaatattttttcaattatctcaaaaatataaatcatattttgaaaaaaaaggaaaaggAGAGTTAAATATAGTAGACatttctaaaaataataatgatgatagatataaatttaagggtataaatattaatgaaaaagaaatatattttttatatgaaattGTAAAAACTAAAGAAATTGAGAAAATACGAATTAATGAATCAAATAAAGTTAGTaactatttaaatttattaaaaaatgatagttgtgtatataaattaaatacaattgaatataacaaaataaaaaatatggtaAATCATAGTAATGATATTGTATTAAAtacttattatatatatttattattattatttttttcattatgtatatatatagaaaaaagtttatttataattttcccTATATTAAGAAAATGGGAAATTATCATGACATTgttcataatattaataccttcaattatatacttatttttatttttttattttaccaTAACTAATGTGATATCactgtatatatttttttatttcctattttatgcatttacacacaaatggaaaaataaaaataagttaAAAGCAGATGATAAAGTACACCCTTCAAAAGTTGATTTTATGGAAAATAAGCGAAAATCAGATAATACATACAACTGTTTAATACATACACGAGTTATAAACATGTGTATTACATGTTTGTGTATATTTGCtgttgatttttttttttttccaaaacattttaaaaaatcagCTTACTATGGAAACACTTTGATGGATTTAGGAATAGGCGCATGTATAACGACCAGCGCATATAgctacaaaaaaaaagataaaaaagtaGATATAAATAGTGGGAGTAAACAATATGATGAAgataatataacaaatgAAAGGGCAGTTAAAtacatacaaaaaaataatgatattcttaaatttatcataaaatattttactttgTTTATTTTGGGGATTGGTCGATTTTTCgctataacattttttaattataactATAGCATAACAGAATATGGAATACACTggaattttttcttaaccttattttttttactaattataacaaatataatatttaatatattaaaaaacaaaaaaaaacgaatttttatttttagctGTATTTCAATTGCTATATATGAGTTAtttatacacatatttgatatacatagttatatattattaaaagagGAGAGAAACACATTTTTCGAAGCAAATAAAGAAGGAATATTTAATCTTATAGGATCAATTAATTTGTATACATTTTCTTATTCGTTTTGgaacatatttattgttGATTATAGTGAAGaacaagaaaaaaaagcgatgcaaaatattgtaaaaaattgtgaaattgaaaaaaaaaataaagaaaatttgCATGAAAAATCGGtctttaataataaaatttgcaACGATTTAAGATTTTCAAAAGACAAGTATTATAGTATATacttaaatataaaactatttttttttgcttttattttttatatattacattgGACGCTAAACAagtatgaaaaatatagtgTTCGAGTTTTATGTAATGCTAactacatatttataatatcatCTATTAGTATGTTTATGGCTAGTTTGAGTTATATCATAGAGCAAATAATAACagaacaaataaatataaatattttagataaaattaattctAATACtttaacaatatttttattttgtaatattaCTTTAGGAAtatttaacattttatttcagTCTTTATTATATCCTCTTGTTTTAgccatatttattttaatcttatattctttattttttttaatttttgcaAATTTTTTGCCAATATATTCACGAAGAAAAActtaa